Part of the Planctomycetaceae bacterium genome, CGCGTCATCGATGAACTGGGTGATATCGCCAGCGGCTGCAGGCTGGTCTTTGTGCAGACTCACGCCGACCGCGATTCGGACATTCGCGATGACTGGCGAACGCGACTGTCTCCCGGCTATGAAGTGCCGGACATGTTCTTCGTCGATTCGCCCAGGGCTCTGGGCGAACAGCGTGAAGGCAAACAGCCGTCCGGAGACTTTGGCCGACTGTTGCAGTTGCTGACAAATCAACTGGGAGCGTCGCGCCGTCTGGAAATCCGTCGCGCGAATCTGGTTGACCTGCTGCAGGAAGCTCTCAACCGCTGTCGACTGGAATACGACGACGGGCTTCCGAAGGTTCGCAGTCTGCAGTCCGAACTGGAACAGCAGCGAAGCCGGCTGAAGACCACACTGACCAGTCAACTGTGCGACGAATTGCTGGTCAATCAGAACCTGTGGGAACGCCGCCTGATCGGTGCCGTGACCGACAGATGGGGTTTCAGTCCATTTTCGTCGGCGCTGCGGCTGTACAACGGGCTGGGAGCTTTCATCGCATCGTTCACGCTGTTTCGGGCACGCACGTCCGCTCAGATGGCGCTGATTGGAGCCGTTCAGGGCGCTCGCTGGATGAAGTCCCGCGCGAAGGAACAAGAGGCCGATTCCAGCCTGGAGCGGCTGTCCACGTTTGGTATCAGCGACCAGCTTCTGCAGGAATCGCGAATGGTGATTTCCGGCTACGTGCGTTCCGCGGAAATCGATCGTGACGAGACCGAAGACCATCGCGACCTGGCCGACCTGCGCCGGCAGGCCGCTTCTCTGGAAGGTGAGTTTCTGGGAGACGCGCGGCGTTCCGTGGACGAACTCATTGAGGATCTGGCGGCGAAGAACTGCGGCTGGCTGATCCGTGCGTGGTATGAAACCCTGCTTCTGCTTTACGTCGTATTTCTACTGGTGCGAGTCGGCTACAACTTTTTCTGGGCGTCGTTTCTGGGTCCGATTCTGGGGTTTCAGGAATCACAGGCCGAGCTGCTGAAAGTGGATTTTTACATTCCGGCAGTCCTGTTTCTGGTGATCTGGTCAGCGGTTCTGGTGACAGCGTTTACGTGGCGACTGCGGCGCGGGCTGACTCGTCGCGTCCGGGAGTTTGCTCAAACCATGGCCGATTCACGACTGGCCCACGGACTGTTCCCGTCACTTGAAGCAACATGCTCGCGAATTGAGACCGACAGTGATCGCGTCACCGCGCTGCTGGAACAAACGACGGCGTTCCGGCACAACCTGGCAACGTCAAATGCCGGATTCCTTGGCGGTCGCCGAAGCGACGCGTAACAGGCTTCGACGAAACGGGACGCCGTGCGATCAGGCGACGGATTCGTGTTCTATCGGCCGCCATTCTGAAGGAACGCTCGCCCCAGAGACGCAGCGTCCTGACCATAAACTTCTTCCAGCGCTTTCGACGCGCTGTCGCCGTTGCGAAGCGCCTGAACCAGTTGCCGGAATCGCGCCGCGCCTCCCTGAGTGACCAGGAACCGCGTGACGAGGTAGCCGACGGACGTCACGTCTTCGGGAGCGAACGTGCCGTTTTCGAAGACCCTGCGGGGATCGTCGAGCGTCGCCAGTGCCGTGGCGGCTCGCGCGGGAGCGGCCTTCAGGAATCCCGCTCCGGCGCTGGCACCCGATTCCATCAGACCGAATCCTTCTCGCAGCCAATCGGGCAGACTTGTGCCGTCGCGTTCCAGCCACGCCTGCGCGAGAACGGACGACAGCAGTTCCCGGGCGGTCAGTGCGTCTGAGTTTTCCGCATCACCCACATCGTGCATCACGACGTACGCGTCATCCAGATTCGCTGTCAGATGAACGTGCCCGGACACGGCCGGCGGCGTCCGCCGGTCCAGCAGCACGGTGTTGAATTCTTCGTAGTCGAACCGCGACGAAGTCACAAACACAATCAGTCGCCCGCGCCAGGGCTGTGTCTGATCGGGCAGCGGATACTTTTCCTGCAGTTGCGCGACCTGTTCTTCGCCCCACCGGGAAATCTGGTCGATGCGTTCCTGCGGAACACTGCCATGCACAAACAAGTTTTCCGTCGTGGCCGAGCGAGCGGTTTCGCGCGGCGCCACTCGCTTCCAGATCGCA contains:
- a CDS encoding GTPase domain-containing protein, translated to MTQNRQLDHIAVLAEIDGLVSRLNRWVDSSPDWEPAHRCRALIRRLMNRVENLRFRLESPLVVATFGGTGTGKSSLVNALIGDEVTAAGRQRPTTKTPILLVHPDLEVDALGLDTDQFVVKRIDAPVLKDIVVVDCPDPDTSESATAGSNLALLREIAPHCDVLIYTSTQQKYRNARVIDELGDIASGCRLVFVQTHADRDSDIRDDWRTRLSPGYEVPDMFFVDSPRALGEQREGKQPSGDFGRLLQLLTNQLGASRRLEIRRANLVDLLQEALNRCRLEYDDGLPKVRSLQSELEQQRSRLKTTLTSQLCDELLVNQNLWERRLIGAVTDRWGFSPFSSALRLYNGLGAFIASFTLFRARTSAQMALIGAVQGARWMKSRAKEQEADSSLERLSTFGISDQLLQESRMVISGYVRSAEIDRDETEDHRDLADLRRQAASLEGEFLGDARRSVDELIEDLAAKNCGWLIRAWYETLLLLYVVFLLVRVGYNFFWASFLGPILGFQESQAELLKVDFYIPAVLFLVIWSAVLVTAFTWRLRRGLTRRVREFAQTMADSRLAHGLFPSLEATCSRIETDSDRVTALLEQTTAFRHNLATSNAGFLGGRRSDA